A region of Carassius auratus strain Wakin chromosome 23, ASM336829v1, whole genome shotgun sequence DNA encodes the following proteins:
- the LOC113041261 gene encoding gastrula zinc finger protein XlCGF8.2DB isoform X2 yields MEKVSVGVTESVWSIRDQRSRNTQDSETSLSLLCYTDTQESHESTDQISAESLGSDGNAEEEQTALKTCTVNLEDCRNLAKMKRETTADEEQSDDDDDDDDVFIPSDLKEESEVLSEVEEMHQHQEPHEVLSEETSSTGHECGTSLVQEGQKPYKCPQCGRSFLQREQLEMHMKVHTGEKPFACHECGKSFTRQGSLNVHMRVHTGEKPFLCPQCGKSFSIKLYLKNHLKIHTGEKPYTCTECGRIFSQRGHLDTHMRSHTGEKPYSCHECGKSFTRQGRLNIHMRTHTGEKPFTCPECEKSFIGKHYLKDHLKVHTGEKPYTCTQCGKSFAHKGILNVHMRVHTGEKPYTCHECGKSFTRAESVKEHQLRIHSREKSNCDQ; encoded by the exons ATGGAAAAGGTTTCAGTGGGTGTGACTGAGTCAGTCTGGAgcatcagagatcagagatccagAAACACACAGGACTCAGAGACCAGCCTCAGTTTACTTTGTTACACTGACACTCAAGAGAGTCATGAATCCACTGATCAGATCTCTGCAGAGTCTTTGGGTTCAGACGGTAACGCTGAAGAAGAGCAGACAGCACTTAAGACGTGCACAGTGAATCTGGAGGACTGCAGGAACCTAGCCAAGATGAAAAGAGAAACCACAGCTGATGAAGAACAgagcgatgatgatgatgatgatgatgatgtttttattccaTCAG actTAAAAGAGGAAAGTGAAGTGCTGAGTGAAGTGGAGGAGATGCATCAGCATCAGGAACCTCATGAGGTTTTAAGTGAAGAAACGTCTTCCACAGGCCATGAATGTGGAACGAGTTTAGTTCAGGAAGGTCAAAAACCATACaaatgccctcagtgtggaaggaGTTTTTTACAAAGGGAACAGCTTGAAATGCATATGAAggttcacaccggagagaaaccttttGCCTGCCAtgaatgtggaaagagtttcacacgcCAAGGAAGCCTTAATGTGCACATGAGAGTCCATACGGGAGAGAAACCTTTCCTGTGCCcccaatgtggaaagagtttcagtatTAAACTATATCTTAAGAATCACCTGAaaattcatactggagagaagccgtacacATGCACTGAGTGTGGGAGGATTTTCTCCCAAAGAGGACACCTTGACACGCACATGAGAtctcacaccggagagaaaccttactCGTGCCatgagtgtggaaagagtttcacacgcCAAGGAAGACTTAATATTCACATGAgaactcacactggagagaagccgttcaCATGCCCTGAGTGTGAGAAGAGTTTCATTGGTAAACATTACCTTAAGGATCACCTGAAAGTTCATAcgggagagaaaccgtacacatgcactcagtgtgggaagagttttgcACATAAAGGCATCCTTAATGtgcacatgagagttcacaccggagagaaaccttataccTGCCacgagtgtggaaagagtttcacacggGCAGAGAGTGTAAAAGAACATCAACTACGAATTCACTCTAGAGAAAAGTCAAACTGTGAtcagtaa
- the LOC113041261 gene encoding zinc finger protein 239 isoform X1 has product MERDKKLSREAMEKVSVGVTESVWSIRDQRSRNTQDSETSLSLLCYTDTQESHESTDQISAESLGSDGNAEEEQTALKTCTVNLEDCRNLAKMKRETTADEEQSDDDDDDDDVFIPSDLKEESEVLSEVEEMHQHQEPHEVLSEETSSTGHECGTSLVQEGQKPYKCPQCGRSFLQREQLEMHMKVHTGEKPFACHECGKSFTRQGSLNVHMRVHTGEKPFLCPQCGKSFSIKLYLKNHLKIHTGEKPYTCTECGRIFSQRGHLDTHMRSHTGEKPYSCHECGKSFTRQGRLNIHMRTHTGEKPFTCPECEKSFIGKHYLKDHLKVHTGEKPYTCTQCGKSFAHKGILNVHMRVHTGEKPYTCHECGKSFTRAESVKEHQLRIHSREKSNCDQ; this is encoded by the exons ATGGAGAGAGACAAAAAACTGAGCAGAGAG GCGATGGAAAAGGTTTCAGTGGGTGTGACTGAGTCAGTCTGGAgcatcagagatcagagatccagAAACACACAGGACTCAGAGACCAGCCTCAGTTTACTTTGTTACACTGACACTCAAGAGAGTCATGAATCCACTGATCAGATCTCTGCAGAGTCTTTGGGTTCAGACGGTAACGCTGAAGAAGAGCAGACAGCACTTAAGACGTGCACAGTGAATCTGGAGGACTGCAGGAACCTAGCCAAGATGAAAAGAGAAACCACAGCTGATGAAGAACAgagcgatgatgatgatgatgatgatgatgtttttattccaTCAG actTAAAAGAGGAAAGTGAAGTGCTGAGTGAAGTGGAGGAGATGCATCAGCATCAGGAACCTCATGAGGTTTTAAGTGAAGAAACGTCTTCCACAGGCCATGAATGTGGAACGAGTTTAGTTCAGGAAGGTCAAAAACCATACaaatgccctcagtgtggaaggaGTTTTTTACAAAGGGAACAGCTTGAAATGCATATGAAggttcacaccggagagaaaccttttGCCTGCCAtgaatgtggaaagagtttcacacgcCAAGGAAGCCTTAATGTGCACATGAGAGTCCATACGGGAGAGAAACCTTTCCTGTGCCcccaatgtggaaagagtttcagtatTAAACTATATCTTAAGAATCACCTGAaaattcatactggagagaagccgtacacATGCACTGAGTGTGGGAGGATTTTCTCCCAAAGAGGACACCTTGACACGCACATGAGAtctcacaccggagagaaaccttactCGTGCCatgagtgtggaaagagtttcacacgcCAAGGAAGACTTAATATTCACATGAgaactcacactggagagaagccgttcaCATGCCCTGAGTGTGAGAAGAGTTTCATTGGTAAACATTACCTTAAGGATCACCTGAAAGTTCATAcgggagagaaaccgtacacatgcactcagtgtgggaagagttttgcACATAAAGGCATCCTTAATGtgcacatgagagttcacaccggagagaaaccttataccTGCCacgagtgtggaaagagtttcacacggGCAGAGAGTGTAAAAGAACATCAACTACGAATTCACTCTAGAGAAAAGTCAAACTGTGAtcagtaa